A single Gemmatimonadaceae bacterium DNA region contains:
- a CDS encoding glycoside hydrolase family 3 C-terminal domain-containing protein, whose product MRPRHCLRLALLVSAAVIPLIPISSSAQAPSGASTPAYLDLRRSFRARADDLVAQMTLEERISQMQDMAPAIPRLGVPAYAWWNEALHGVARAGLATSFPQAIGMAATWDDSLIYREATVISDEARAKYNDNIKNDRHPRFGGLTFWSPNINIFRDPRWGRGQETYGEDPFLTGSIAVQFIRGIQGDNTKYLKAVSTVKHFAVHSGPEPERHVYNAVVSQRDLRETYLAQFQEGIEQGGAYSVMCSYNALFGAAACGSPMLLDTILRHEWGFKGYVVSDCDAVDDIYRTHEFATSGAAASALAVKAGTDLDCGSTYADLGAAVDSGFITEAQIDTSIDRLFLARFKLGMFDPPDSVPWSNLSLSDVDTPAHRALALQVARESMVLLKNQGNLLPLRKDLGTVAVIGPNADQTEVLLGNYNGTPADPISALRGIRAAVSQSTKVLYALGANLADSFPVYEAAPESLFTTPDGQPGLHVDYFDNQALEGAPSYSGTDRTVDARWGEGAPRSDLNPDDFGVRWTGTLRVPETGAYRLQLRGTVKFDMWIDDSLVLSSAAFGRRGGRGGPPGGAPVAGGGRGGSDVGLARGEFPMPFPIRSGPITLEAGKSYQIRIDGSESTGDAQLHLDWAPPNSLLESQALAVAQQADAVVLVLGLTSRMEGEEMPLHIDGFDGGDRTRLALPETQEDLLQRVVALGKPTVLVLLNGSALGINWANDHVPAILEAWYPGQAGGTAVAETLFGDYDPGGRLPITFYHSVKDLPPFDSYAMAGRTYRYYDGAPLYPFGYGLSYTTFAYSNLRTSTDTLGANDTVTVRVDVRNTGTRAGDEVVQLYVSHPHSMVTRAREDLRGFQRVTLQPGQARTVTMRVPASSLAYWNPNSQRWVVEHEPVELRVGASSADIRLTTTVEVR is encoded by the coding sequence ATGCGCCCACGTCATTGCCTGCGCCTTGCCCTGCTCGTCAGTGCCGCCGTCATCCCGCTGATACCGATCTCGTCTTCTGCCCAGGCACCCAGCGGCGCCTCCACCCCCGCCTATCTCGACTTACGGCGCTCGTTCCGGGCGCGGGCCGACGACCTCGTGGCGCAGATGACGCTGGAGGAAAGGATCTCGCAGATGCAGGACATGGCCCCCGCCATTCCGCGCCTCGGGGTTCCTGCGTACGCCTGGTGGAACGAAGCGTTGCACGGCGTGGCGCGTGCCGGCTTGGCGACCTCGTTTCCGCAGGCGATCGGCATGGCCGCCACGTGGGACGACTCGCTCATCTACCGCGAAGCGACGGTCATCTCCGACGAGGCACGGGCAAAGTACAACGACAACATCAAGAACGACCGCCACCCACGCTTCGGCGGCTTGACCTTCTGGTCGCCGAACATCAACATCTTCCGCGATCCGCGGTGGGGACGGGGCCAGGAGACCTATGGGGAAGATCCGTTCCTGACCGGGAGCATCGCCGTTCAATTCATCCGGGGCATTCAGGGGGACAACACCAAGTACCTGAAGGCGGTGTCCACGGTGAAACACTTCGCCGTGCACAGTGGGCCAGAACCCGAGCGCCACGTATACAACGCGGTGGTTAGTCAGCGCGACCTGCGCGAGACCTACCTGGCGCAGTTCCAGGAGGGCATCGAACAGGGGGGCGCCTATTCGGTCATGTGCTCGTACAACGCCTTGTTCGGCGCCGCGGCCTGCGGTAGCCCAATGCTGCTCGATACCATCCTGCGCCACGAATGGGGGTTCAAGGGATACGTCGTCTCCGACTGCGATGCGGTGGACGACATCTACCGGACGCACGAGTTCGCGACCAGCGGGGCGGCGGCCAGCGCTCTGGCGGTGAAGGCGGGAACGGACCTCGACTGCGGCAGCACGTACGCCGACCTGGGGGCGGCGGTCGACTCGGGATTCATCACCGAGGCACAGATCGATACGTCCATCGACCGACTGTTCCTGGCGCGTTTCAAACTCGGCATGTTCGACCCGCCGGATTCCGTGCCCTGGTCGAATCTCTCATTGAGTGACGTGGACACGCCGGCGCACCGCGCGCTGGCGCTTCAGGTGGCGCGTGAATCGATGGTCCTGCTCAAGAACCAGGGCAACCTGCTGCCGCTCCGCAAGGACCTGGGCACGGTGGCCGTCATCGGTCCCAACGCCGACCAGACCGAGGTGCTGCTCGGCAACTACAACGGAACCCCGGCCGACCCGATTTCGGCGTTACGCGGCATTCGCGCGGCGGTGTCCCAGTCCACGAAGGTACTCTACGCGCTCGGCGCCAACCTGGCCGACAGCTTTCCCGTGTACGAGGCGGCGCCGGAGAGCCTGTTCACGACCCCCGACGGGCAGCCGGGCCTGCACGTGGACTATTTCGACAACCAGGCGCTGGAAGGCGCTCCCTCATACTCCGGCACTGACCGCACGGTGGACGCCAGATGGGGAGAGGGTGCGCCGCGCAGCGACTTGAATCCTGATGACTTCGGGGTTCGCTGGACAGGCACGTTGCGGGTGCCTGAGACGGGCGCGTACCGGCTGCAACTTCGGGGAACGGTCAAGTTCGACATGTGGATCGACGACAGCCTGGTCCTCAGTTCCGCGGCGTTCGGTCGGCGCGGCGGCCGTGGTGGTCCGCCGGGCGGCGCACCGGTCGCGGGTGGGGGACGCGGAGGATCCGATGTGGGCTTGGCGCGCGGCGAGTTCCCGATGCCGTTCCCCATCCGCAGTGGTCCGATCACCCTCGAGGCCGGCAAGAGCTACCAGATTCGCATTGACGGGTCGGAATCGACCGGCGATGCCCAACTGCACCTGGACTGGGCGCCCCCCAACTCCCTGCTCGAATCCCAGGCGCTGGCCGTTGCTCAACAGGCCGACGCCGTGGTGCTCGTCCTCGGGCTCACCTCGCGAATGGAGGGCGAGGAGATGCCGCTGCACATCGACGGGTTCGACGGCGGCGACCGCACCAGACTGGCGCTCCCCGAGACGCAGGAAGACCTGCTCCAACGCGTCGTCGCGCTCGGCAAGCCGACGGTACTCGTGCTTCTCAACGGCAGCGCCCTGGGCATCAATTGGGCCAATGACCACGTCCCGGCCATTCTCGAGGCCTGGTACCCCGGCCAGGCGGGCGGCACCGCCGTCGCCGAGACCCTGTTCGGGGACTACGATCCCGGCGGGCGGCTGCCCATCACGTTCTATCATAGCGTGAAGGACTTGCCGCCGTTCGACAGCTACGCGATGGCGGGACGCACCTATCGGTACTATGACGGCGCGCCTCTCTATCCATTCGGCTACGGGCTGAGCTACACCACGTTCGCCTATTCCAACCTGCGAACGAGTACCGACACGCTCGGCGCCAATGATACCGTCACGGTCCGCGTGGACGTGCGGAACACAGGCACGCGGGCCGGCGACGAGGTGGTCCAGCTGTACGTGAGCCACCCGCATTCCATGGTGACCAGAGCACGGGAGGATCTCCGCGGATTCCAGCGCGTCACGCTGCAACCAGGACAGGCGCGCACGGTGACGATGCGGGTGCCAGCCTCATCGTTGGCGTACTGGAATCCCAATTCGCAGCGGTGGGTGGTGGAGCATGAGCCGGTGGAACTCAGGGTCGGCGCCTCGTCGGCCGACATCCGGCTCACGACGACGGTCGAAGTGAGATGA